Genomic DNA from Porites lutea chromosome 4, jaPorLute2.1, whole genome shotgun sequence:
AAAAGCTGTAACTCTGTGTGACAATTCTACTTTGGACTGaaagaaggggaaaaaaatagcCTGAAAAGTTATGTTGTGCACTTAGCCCTTCAATTCAGTGACAATGTAAGAACCTTTTTTAGTAAGTGTAACACAAAGAGGCCAGTAGACCTTAAGCAATTAACAAGCAACAGTTTTTGGAAGATATTCGTAATTCTAGTTTATATCGTGACCCTCCTAATACTCTTGATGAACTTGTGGAATGTTACAATAATACTCTAAGATCAGTATTGGATAAACATGCGCCAGTCCGGGCTCGCCACCTGAAGTCTCAGTCACGTCCTCCATGGTTTAATGATGAAATAGTGAAGGCGAGACGTGAAAGACGGCGTGCTGAAAGGAAATGGCGGGCTAGTCGGCTTAATTCTGATCTCGCTGTATTTAAAGCCAAACGAAATTTTGCATTGCATGTCATGAATGAGTCTAGACGGGCCTATTATAAACAATATATTGATGAGAATAGTTCTGACCAGGGAAGGCTTTTTCGGGCCAGTAAACgccttttgaattttcatgtagaTAGGACTCTGCCGCCTCATTCGGATGCTCGGATGCTAGCTAATGAGATGGGCGAGTATTTTGTCCACAAAATCACGGCTATTCGGTCTGCGCTGGATGCGGATGCCAGTGGCGCAACTTCGCTTGCTACATCAGCCTCAACGTGTAGtgagttttctgaattttctccaCTGTCTGAGGAGAGTGTACGGAGAATTGCTGCCTCATGTGCAAAGTCGTGCGCCTTTGATCCCCTACCATCGTCTATTCTGTCCTTCTGTTTGGATGAACTGCTCCCTGTTATTAGGAAAATTGTCAACTTGTCTCTTGAGTCTGGCGTCTTTGCAGAGAACTGGAAGAATGCTTTAGTTCACCCCTTGCTTAAGAAAGCAGGACTCAAACCTATTAACAAAAATTTTCGACCGGTGAGCAACTTGCAGGTTACATCAAAGATCACGGAAAAGTCCGTGGCTATCCAATTACAAGATCATATGACAGCCAACAACTTATTTCCTGTCCTCCAAAGCGCATATCGGCAGAATCACAGCACTGAGACGGCgttattaaaagttaaaaacgatCTTCTGCTAAATATGGACAAAGGTCACGTCACATTGCTTGTTATGTTAGATCTCAGCGCTGCGTTTGACACCGTAGATCACGGTATTCTTCTGCACAGGCTGCAGTCCAAGCTTGGCCTTCGGGATAAGGCTTTATCATGGTTTAAATCTTATTTGGCGGGAAGAACGCAGCAGGTCTCAGTTAACGGATCGCTCTCTGATAAATTTAATCTGTCTTGCGGGGTCCCACAAGGTTCTTGTTTGGGCCCCCTCTTATTTACCATCTACGCGAGTTCGCTGTTTGACATCATGAAATCTCATCTGCCATCCGTTCACACCTACGCGGACGATACACAGCTATATATATCGTTTAATCCCGTTGATAAGACCAGCGAGGCTGATGCTGTGATTGCGATTGAGAACTGTATTCGTGACGTTCGCGCTTGGATGAGAGATGATAAGTTAATGCTAAATGACGATAAAACTGAGTTCCTGATCATTGGCACGGAACGACAGTTATCAAAGGTGTCCGTTGACAAGATCAAGATCGGCCAAGCTGAGGTATCGCCTGCTTCTTCAGTGCGCAATTTGGGCACCTGGTTCGATTCTCATCTGGACATGTCGACTCATGTGACTAAGACTTGTGCTAGcgcgttttattatttgtacaatatccGGCACATTAGGAAGTATTTGTCTCGTGAGTCCACCGAGAGGCTTGTTCACGCGTTCATCACAAGCAGGCTTGACTACTGTAATGGTTTTTTGTACGGTGCTCCTGAgtatcaaattaagaaacttcaaaGAGTCATGAATGCCAGTGCTCGATTGGTTTACTGTGCACCTAAGTATTGTCACGTTACTCCTTTGCTAAGAGAActccactggctaccagtgcgcTTGCGCGTAGATTTTAAGATTCTCCTTGTTACATTTAAGATTCTTCACGGTGTTGCGCCTAGCTATCTTAAGGATCTTGTCTCTGTCTTACCGGTCTCACGTTACCAACTACGCCGTAACAATAATGGTATATTGTTAGAAAGACCTCGGCTAAGAACGAAGAAGACCTTGGGAGATCGCGCGTTATCGATGGCtgccccctttttatggaacagtcttcctctgccaattagacaggaaacatcaatcgactcttttaaacgctctgttaaaacatatttatttaaaaaggcttttagttagattatttatttatttattttttatttttattatttttattttttttaatattgtaatgttaatattgtaatattgtaattttaccgggtgattttactggttttaatttagttattgataatattgtaatgcgcttttgagtatttttatagaaaaagcgcaatataagtattgaatattattattattattattattattattattattattattattattattattattattattattattataaggaatgggctccctcagttaaataattagaacaaaatatgatcataattacacatggtacaaaccaatctgcaccaaacgTGTCCGGCAGTAGAACATTGGAAGCCACTAACTGGCAACTAACTGTTGGAGGTCACTCACCAATATTGTCAGTACCATTAGAGTCCGTTTGTTGGTTCATTAAGTTCCTTCACACCAGCCAGTTACAATATGAAGGCAACATCTCCATTCACGAGTCAACCAGCGATGCCGCCACCCGGCGTGTTTGTTGGGCCATATTTGCCATGGCATAATAACCATTTTTTTATGTCAATGAATGGAAGAATCAAGAAGTCCACCGGCTGCAGAAGAGTGTTTTCCGACCCTTTTGACCCAATATTTGTGGAACTAGTGGTACAGCATGACGAGCGCGATTATTACAATGACACGAACCGATTCCGCCAAATTGGGAATGAGTAGGCTTGATATTACCATCCCTTAAGAGCATGCCTTATGGCACGGcaccaaaatttcaattcagcCATGATCCAACTTCATCCAGAGTCCTAGTAATGATCTTCAAAGAAGTCAGTTACATCAGGATCTCGGCATTGACGTCGgttttgcattttaaatttaaggACAAGGACTTGTAGCTCTGTGACCAGCCACGCCCTAGAGTAAGAGTAGTGGTATGCTTCTTTAAGTTGCGTCTTCTAAGGGTGGCTGTCAAAAGTGACCCAGATGTTCTAGTTTCCTATTCTATACTGTATTAGGTTACACTTGTATCAGGATTCCCTCGGTTCATACAGTTTGTAGTTTTGGCCGACACTCTAGCGGCAGGCGCGGGTAGTGGATGGTCTGAAATGTCAGCCGTCCCCACTCTCTAACCCGTGGGGGCGTGAGGAGAGTCTCTTTCGCTTATTATTTGTGGTGGAAAGTAAAGTTTTCTGTCTCTATTTTGCTTTGATCACCATCTTTTGCTGAGACCGTGGCTTTCTACAACAGAATATCGCTGGCAAAGCGTACTGTGGgcgcttatttttgaaaattattctaaatttcaatttcaaagtCTAGCATGAAACGAGGTTCTTTCTTCCTTCTCATCTAAATTCATCATTCTGGGAGTACGGACTCTAATTTTTCACATCTTCATTCttcacaacaaaaaaaaaaagatttaattgATTCAGAGTGTGCCACGTTAGTCCTTGTTTTCCCCCAGCGGACAGAGGTATTTCTACTAAGAAATGTGCTTAATTGTGggaataagaaataaaatttgtcacttaccTTCCTCCATGGTTGCTCCTCGTGGCCGTGAGAAAATAACAGCCGTAGTCAGGTGACTTTTTCGGCGCAAAAATACCTTCGACTTTGctggagggagggggagggagagggagagGAAGTTGACATCGTTGGAATACACATATTTTTCGAGATTGGTTTAATAAGGTCTTTATTAGGATCTTACaaccatttttatgtttttcctttcattaagatttatttttttaactttttgaatttttaaccCGTTACTCATTACTTCGTTACTCTGTTTAGTAACACCCCTCGAACTTGTTTACTTCGATTTCTCGCCATTCGGACTTGAAAGGCGAGTATATTCTCTAAAGGAATTTGTCATATTTCTTTCATCGAAGGATTGTACTATGGAATCCTTTTCGTCTTTATTAATGAAGATCGGAGACGAGACAGCCCGAGGACGTAAGTACCTTCACGAGAACAACATTGTCCATCGTGACTTAAAGCCCCGAAACATCCTCATCTCTAACCAGATGTATTGCGACTGATTGACGGACAAAGAAGCTATAAGGAAGGCGTGGGAGAAAGAACCAATTATTTGTAAACTTGTTGACTTTGGCAAGAGTAGAATTGAGATCATCCAAACTGCCACAGTTAGCTCCGCGCAAACAACGAACATTGACAGAGGAACATCTGTCTACATGGCTCCCGAATAGTTTTCTCCTGCGGGTACTTCGTTGTCTCTGGAGCAATTAAAAGTGTGCGATATGTGGTCGTACTGTATGGTTATGTTCTTACTGCTAAATCCTGACCTGCAGTATCCTTATCAACTTGAAATTTATAAACTGCACCAGATAACATACGAAATGTGCAAGAATGAGGTAGTCTGCCTATTGGCCATCAAGCAATTGCCAACTTTCTCTAACAAATTCAGCCGTTTTCAAGCTACTTCGCGGTTGATACTTGAAAGTTTCTTTGAGAAGTGTGCAGATTTTGATCCCACAAAGAGACCCGAAGCCTCGGGTTTAGTTGAAATGTTTCATCCAAAGGAAGGTCCAGTATGTAGAGAAATACCACTTGTTGTAAACCGGAGTTCTGTTCTTGAGCAACACGACTACCTTGTTGCAGAGGGTGCCATTGGAATATCAAATGTTATCTCTAGAGATGCAACGAACAGCTGCTCCTCCCTTTCGGTGCTGATTGCTGAACGCATTTTGGTAGAAAGACAAGCTGACGACCTTCCCAGCCTCAACCCTGCTTTAGATGAATGGCAGTTCTTTAGTGAGAATGTCAGTAACTTGGTGTAGACTATGCCTGACCGCTTCAATCGCTATAGAAATATAATGTACGACGTAATTGAAGCATACAAAATATTACGTAACGCCGAGATTGTTAAAGATTGATTGTTAAAGATAAAGGAAATCATCACCGCTTCCAGCGTACTTACCAAGAAAGGAAGAAGTTCACTCTTCATGGCCTCGGAAAAACTTGCCGAATCTAACGAAATAATAGTTGCCATTTATACATGTGGGATTTACATATTTGTTATTGGTTGTCGATCAGGAAGATTCTTTGTGGTTGACACTTACACGATCACGCCTGAATTTGGTGGAAATGGTGACGGCCTGCTTAAAGTGTTCAGTGGAAAAGACCTTCCGTCACAAAGAGATGTATGGGTATGGAAACGACTGGCGCTTAGTGGAGTGAAATGGAACGCCGTGCAGTCGTTTCTGATAATGGAAGAGTATCataggtgacaaattactccttaattttggcgcgaaacttaAGGGCTAATCTATAATTTTACATGGGAGATAACAAAATTGCTATGGCAACGTCCCGTACGTCCGTCAGTGCCAAGATggtagcctgcataacaagctCTCCACTTGCGTCTCCTTTTACGTGAtgctaaaaacggctgtgtggTGGCCTAGCATGAGCCGTTGGAAGTGGACGTACATTTGAAAGTTCCGCAAACCCGGCTTTGAGAAGTTAACACAACAAAGTGAATATTGCCGCTTTTGTACGTTTTCCACCATACTAACAGTTACGAACATGGGAAACTAAGATTTAGACAAAAACAACCGAGGATAAAGCAGCTCTTGCATAGATACGGAATCCATCGAAACAGCCCAAGATGGCGCCTACATCAAAATGACGCTAACAGAATGTCAAAGTTTCTTATTAACACTTACAGCTATCGAAGACAACACTAAAATCCGTGAAGAACGAATTCTTAATCTGGAGGCTAGACTTGACGAAGCTCAAGTTGAAATACAAGCCTTAAAGAAACAACTCCGTGAAGTCAATAAGACAGTGGACAACACAGAAGGGTCCCTTGGGTTCACTTACGGTGAGCATGATGACCTTGTGGAACGTGTCGCGAACTGTGAAAACGAGCAGTCAACTTGTTGGGATGAGCTGACTCATTTAAACATCCATAGTCGTCGATGGAATCTAATTTTCTACAGAGTCAATGAGTCCAAAGACAAGGATTGTTTCTCGCTGGTACGTGACGTCTTAACCGAAATTTAAACCTGCCACAGGACAAAGCCTCGAATATGAAGCTTTGCGGGGCACACTGTCTTGGCAAGCCAAACAGAAACTGAGCCTGACCTCTCATTGCTCGCTTCACGTGTCGTGCTGACAGAGATTGCGTCTGGAGGGCTCGCTACAGGCTAAAAAACTCACGTATTTCAATGGGTGAAGACCTACCGAAGCGTTCTTATCCCGGCGATGAAGaagataaaagaagaaacaCCTACCCACAAACCTACCGTCGTAGGAGATAAGTTAGTTGTTAATGGAAAGTTTATTTTCATTATGACGTGCCGAAGAAATGGCTCCCTGTCAACTCTTCAGTGAATACCCGGGTGGATTATGGCAATGGTACAGCCGAACAACAAGAACTATTGTAAAGTCAAGAAGAATCCTCTGCTATAATGGTCCAATCCCAAGAACTGCTTGGTCAAAGTGAGTAGGTCACGCTTTTTCTGTAAGTTCAATCCTTTCACAGAACTTTAAAATTAACTCTTAGTTGAAGACAGTTTTATTCTTACTCCGTTGTTTCTTGCCTTTAAAATCAAGCTCTATTTTTGTGTTTCCAAATACGAGGACTTTCGACCCTGAAATGGAACTCGCTATTTTCATTCTTCTCTTACGGGTCACCAAATTTTCACCTTTAATGAAAAATCTGTTTATTTTACATTGAGAGTCAAAGTCGATGTTATTGCGGATACTTTCTACGCTCTTTTTATGATACCCTCACAACTATGCCAAACCACTTTCATGGGGTGCGTTAGAAGGCATTTTTCAGcgcctttttttatttttctgtttatgtcTCTTAAGTAATGTTTGTCTAAGTCCTTTGATAATTTATTCTATTTCTACTAGTTATGTTCTGTTTTCAGCCAGTATGTTAATATTCATTTTTGTTGTGTGGGCTTTGTTAGGCTTAAGCTACA
This window encodes:
- the LOC140934454 gene encoding uncharacterized protein, whose translation is MKYKESRRCLKNAFSTKAYLYRDPPNTLDELVECYNNTLRSVLDKHAPVRARHLKSQSRPPWFNDEIVKARRERRRAERKWRASRLNSDLAVFKAKRNFALHVMNESRRAYYKQYIDENSSDQGRLFRASKRLLNFHVDRTLPPHSDARMLANEMGEYFVHKITAIRSALDADASGATSLATSASTCSEFSEFSPLSEESVRRIAASCAKSCAFDPLPSSILSFCLDELLPVIRKIVNLSLESGVFAENWKNALVHPLLKKAGLKPINKNFRPVSNLQVTSKITEKSVAIQLQDHMTANNLFPVLQSAYRQNHSTETALLKVKNDLLLNMDKGHVTLLVMLDLSAAFDTVDHGILLHRLQSKLGLRDKALSWFKSYLAGRTQQVSVNGSLSDKFNLSCGVPQGSCLGPLLFTIYASSLFDIMKSHLPSVHTYADDTQLYISFNPVDKTSEADAVIAIENCIRDVRAWMRDDKLMLNDDKTEFLIIGTERQLSKVSVDKIKIGQAEVSPASSVRNLGTWFDSHLDMSTHVTKTCASAFYYLYNIRHIRKYLSRESTERLVHAFITSRLDYCNGFLYGAPEYQIKKLQRVMNASARLVYCAPKYCHVTPLLRELHWLPVRLRVDFKILLVTFKILHGVAPSYLKDLVSVLPVSRYQLRRNNNGIFSFTPASYNMKATSPFTSQPAMPPPGVFVGPYLPWHNNHFFMSMNGRIKKSTGCRRVFSDPFDPIFVELVVQHDERDYYNDTNRFRQIGNE